CTATTAACATACTTGCTAGCATACCTTTTGAGACTTGAGATAAGTTTAGGTTTTGGATTTTCTTATGAGCTTTTCCATATCACTGTCGCTTGATCTTCATTTCTTTATAAGATGCAAGAGCCTTGCAATTGGATAAGCTTCCCCTgctattagatattttatgggaAGATTAATGTTTGGAATCGGTTGCACTGTAATGTCCTTTCTTATGTGAGACCAGATGATTCTCTTTTGCAAAGTGCCAAAATACTAGACACTAGGAACTTAAAGCTGTTGAGAGCTTTCTTATGTTATTATATGCAATCTCTGGGAATAAACTTTACATTTTTGAACTATTGctgtataaaattgattttcagtagtttatattttggtctTATTGCATCTCAACTTGAAAAGGCTTACGAAATAAAGGTTCTTATGTGCCTCAATATATGGTTTTCTTGCATATGATCAGTGACCAGAACTGAACAGAAAGAATTTTGATTGTACGCCTAATGATGAAGTAAACCACCTCCTAATGAAATTCTTTGACCAATATTCTGTTTACCATATTGACATTATTTACCCAATCTCACACATACCTTTGGTTTGATCTGATGAAGACTCACTCGAGTTTTCGCTGTTATTATTTGAATTCcatttaattgttatattatgttAAAGAaagtttcattttcttttttcttgtaCTTCTCATGCAACACTTGGGTGTTAccacttaccaggaaacttttCCTGTgttagatttaaatttaaaaaataaaataaataaataaatcgattCTAACAACTGGAATGTTTGTATCTTGAACTCAAAAAAATGCTTGTGGGGCTTAATTCTTTCTTAAATTCGTAACTGGAAGGCCAAACTATTACTTGTGCGATCAACTAATTTCTGTTCCTGCACTCTTTAGGTTTCTTTATATGACTGGGCTTGCTGAGATTGTCATTACAAATTTTCGGATCCAGATTTTTCCGCATTAAGTCCCTCTAAGTAGATTGGATTTCCCTATTAACATGTCTTTCCTGTGGCCTTGCAGCATTAACCATGTTGGAAAATGATGCTAATCCAACTATCAGCAAGTCAACTGGCCTGCCACGGAAGCGCTTCTACCGTGCAAGAGCACACAGCAACCCTCTAAGTGACTCTCACTTCCCAGTACCAATCTCCCCCAGTGAAGTTGATTATTCCCTTCATTACCCTCAATTATTCCCTTCAAATGATCAGCGAGATAGATCCAAAAAGATTGAATTTGCTGATATTGGTTGTGGTTTTGGAGGTCTTCTGATTAGTCTTTCAGCCCTTTTCCCGGAAACCCTGATGATTGGAATGGAACTTCGGGATAAAGTAACAGAGTATGTTAAGGAACGGATCTTAGCTTTGAGAGTAGCAAATCCTGGCCAGTACCAAAACATTTCAGTAGATCGaacaaattccatgaagtacATTCCAAACTACTTCGAAAAAGCACAACTTTCgaaaatgtttttcttgttCCCAGACCCTCATTTCAAGGAGAAGAATCATCGCCGACGCGTAATCAGTCCACATCTGCTTGATGAGTATGCATATGCTTTGAGAGTTGGTGGGATTATATACACAATCACAGATGTGGAAGAGCTTGGAGACTGGATGAAGACTTGTCTAGAGAATCACCCGTTGTTCGAAGCTCTAACATTGGAAGAGCTCGAGGCAGATCCAGCCGTGAAGCTTTTATGTTCTGCAACTGAGGAGGGACAAAAGGTTGCAAGGAATGAGGGACAGACCTTTCAGGCAGTTTATAGACGCATTAGTGCAGCACCATGACTGGAAAGATTGAGCCTTCTGGGTTCATTTGATTGAAGTAATGAGTTGTTTTCTTTGAGCTTTTTCATACCTCCTAGTCTTTCTTTGTATTCTATTTTCTGCTTTTGTGAAAGATACACCTTAGAAATTTGATCTGATTTACTTCAAATGTGGATTAGGCTGAGAGTAGTTCTCCTAATCTGGCATTCTAAATCAgtttgttacttttttttttttttttttttttttttttttttttttttttttttaacagatGTTGGATGAAATAATCGAATCTCTAATCACAAGGTCAACAATACAAACTTTATATCAAATGAGTTATGTTTATATTGCCAATTGATACTACTATTATATGTGAAATTAGTTTTCAAATGACTGAAACATGTTGGATTGACTTTTTAAGTTAGAAATTGAAGTACAAAATGTATATTTAAGTCCGaagaaaatcattttaaacAGACTTTACACTTAATAGAGATGTTGAGATCTTAAGTTATTataaacttttcattttattattaaccCAACACAAACCAGGAGAATTAATATCATGTCCACCTcgttaaaaataagtaaaagaaTCTTTAATGATCCTTGTTTTTAGTAAATAAAACTTCTATCATCTCTATTATCTAAGACAATACGTGGGGAGAAGAAATTGACCGGTACAAGTTttataatatttcatttttgccctaataaaataaatttaaagaatttttaCTTGCTattaatcattaaaaaaaaaattataacattatCGATTCAAATTCAACCAAATGATTGACCGATCTGGCCCGAAAGGCCCAATAATCAAATCGAGTTTTCGGTCCAAAATGTACTTTGGGAGGCCCAATAATCAATTAGACCAACACGGATGCAAAAGGCCCAAGGTCGGCTCCTAATGACCTATTTTGAATGTTCAATTCGACCCGGTCTTCTCGAACAATCCACGGAGGAGTCGtgagattattattattattactatttttttcttttacaatatTTCTCCTTTGGTTAAAAGTCACTTTTGGACCCTATACTTTTAGGTAATAATTCAGTCGATGAACTTTCATTAGCgatttagtctttttttttttttattttgtaaccCTTTAGTTTTTACTAGTTTATTACTACGTGCCGTGCACgtgttaaaattttttaaaatataacatattttatagaaGTTATATGTGATTTTATCAAATATTGTTCACTATGTTGTtcattttttgaattattttaatatttttaatcataatttaGTAGATAAAAATCTTAAATCTAAAACCTAATTAAAAATGTTATTCCCACACAAATTAaaatatggtaaaaaaaaatttcttaaaaaaagtaaaattttgttaattttttttaaaaataaactcattaattttaattttaataaaataaagtttttgtaCAAAATTCACAAAAGCTATCTATTCAATTTTAGAGGCTTGTTTGCATCGCCAAACTATaacccattttaaaattttttaataatttgttttaaaaaaaatattttattaaccACAATCTATGTCCACCTTGGAGATCACATCAATAGTGATTTTGAAACCCTAAATCTTAAATTTCACACAATTTACACAATTTGATAATTATGATAGTGattcaattatttataatttaataaataaataacactcacacacacacaaacacacacacatatagGAAGTAGAAGTTTTCGTTGAGGAGGCTCCTAAACTCAATATGAATGTGTACAGGGAAAGGGATCCAACCTACATTAGGGCGATTGTAAAGGCCCAACTAAAAGAAAAGGTTGGTAAAAAAGAGAGCGCCAGGACCAGAAAGGCGAAGAGTATTTATAGGTGAGCAAAGTAGCGTAGCGACGAACAGCCCGataagggtatttataggtgagccGCCAGGCGAACTGGCATGGCCATAAGGCAAAGAAGACGATT
This genomic window from Benincasa hispida cultivar B227 chromosome 4, ASM972705v1, whole genome shotgun sequence contains:
- the LOC120075240 gene encoding tRNA (guanine-N(7)-)-methyltransferase isoform X1 is translated as MILGLTLTMLENDANPTISKSTGLPRKRFYRARAHSNPLSDSHFPVPISPSEVDYSLHYPQLFPSNDQRDRSKKIEFADIGCGFGGLLISLSALFPETLMIGMELRDKVTEYVKERILALRVANPGQYQNISVDRTNSMKYIPNYFEKAQLSKMFFLFPDPHFKEKNHRRRVISPHLLDEYAYALRVGGIIYTITDVEELGDWMKTCLENHPLFEALTLEELEADPAVKLLCSATEEGQKVARNEGQTFQAVYRRISAAP
- the LOC120075240 gene encoding tRNA (guanine-N(7)-)-methyltransferase isoform X2 — encoded protein: MLENDANPTISKSTGLPRKRFYRARAHSNPLSDSHFPVPISPSEVDYSLHYPQLFPSNDQRDRSKKIEFADIGCGFGGLLISLSALFPETLMIGMELRDKVTEYVKERILALRVANPGQYQNISVDRTNSMKYIPNYFEKAQLSKMFFLFPDPHFKEKNHRRRVISPHLLDEYAYALRVGGIIYTITDVEELGDWMKTCLENHPLFEALTLEELEADPAVKLLCSATEEGQKVARNEGQTFQAVYRRISAAP